From Brienomyrus brachyistius isolate T26 chromosome 21, BBRACH_0.4, whole genome shotgun sequence, the proteins below share one genomic window:
- the LOC125716315 gene encoding uncharacterized protein LOC125716315 gives MGCRCQIQGLNLLCTLLSVGFPESYSPLYLQFQSTSCPPPRCETCGVMGNIHILFKRMNPPCCKYLRTSRKGSASPPNRYSDTAALCHRGLSAHLSSPDRGSQPPRPLGTPLLAGSRRSATAACRHTSPRRIAALCHRGLSAHLSSPDRGSLPPRPVGTPLLAGSRLSATAACRHTSPRRIAALCHRGLSAHLSSPDRGSLPPRPVGTPLLAGSRLSATAACRHTSPRRIAALCHRGLSAHLSSPDRGSLPPRPVGTPLLAGSRLSATAACRHTSPRRIAALCHRGLSAHLSSPDRGSLPPRPVGTPLLAGSRLSATAACRHTSPRRIAALCHRGLSAHLSSPDRGSLPPRPACMTLLTRFAAEPGEICMKSHKRNPCLF, from the exons ATGGGCTGCCGCTGTCAGATCCAGGGCCTTAACCTGCTGTGCACACTATTGTCTGTTGGGTTCCCTGAGTCTTATTCCCCGTTGTACCTGCAGTTCCAGAGcacttcctgccccccccccaggtgtgaGACCTGTGGTGTGATGGGTAACATTCACATTCTCTTTAAAAGGATGAACCCGCCTTGTTGTAAATACCTCCGAACAAGCAGGAAGGGCAGTGCCTCGCCCCCTAATCGATACTCTGACACTGCGGCTCTCTGCCACCGCGGC CTGTCGGCACACCTCTCCTCGCCGGATCGCGGCTCTCAGCCACCGCGGCCTCTCGGCACACCTCTCCTCGCCGGATCGCGGCGCTCTGCCACCGCGGCCTGTCGGCACACCTCTCCTCGCCGGATCGCGGCTCTCTGCCACCGCGGCCTGTCGGCACACCTCTCCTCGCCGGATCGCGGCTCTCTGCCACCGCGGCCTGTCGGCACACCTCTCCTCGCCGGATCGCGGCTCTCTGCCACCGCGGCCTGTCGGCACACCTCTCCTCGCCGGATCGCGGCTCTCTGCCACCGCGGCCTGTCGGCACACCTCTCCTCGCCGGATCGCGGCTCTCTGCCACCGCGGCCTGTCGGCACACCTCTCCTCGCCGGATCGCGGCTCTCTGCCACCGCGGCCTGTCGGCACACCTCTCCACGCCGGATCGCGGCTCTCTGCCACCGCGGCCTGTCGGCACACCTCTCCTCGCCGGATCGCGGCTCTCTGCCACCGCGGCCTGTCGGCACACCTCTCCTCGCCGGATCGCGGCTCTCTGCCACCGCGGCCTGTCGGCACACCTCTCCTCGCCGGATCGCGGCTCTCTGCCACCGCGGCCTGTCGGCACACCTCTCCTCGCCGGATCGCGGCTCTCTGCCACCGCGGCCTGTCGGCACACCTCTCCTCGCCGGATCGCGGCTCTCTGCCACCGCGGCCTGTCGGCACACCTCTCCTCGCCGGATCGCGGCTCTCTGCCACCGCGGCCTGTCGGCACACCTCTCCTCGCCGGATCGCGGCTCTCTGCCACCGCGACCTGCCTGCATGACTCTCCTCACCAGATTCGCAGCAGAACCTGGTGAAATATGTATGAAGTCCCACAAAAGGAATCCATGTTTATTTTAA